A genomic stretch from Paraburkholderia dioscoreae includes:
- a CDS encoding LysR family transcriptional regulator — protein MARSDFTERDLRSLRIFCAVAQANGFAAAEKQLNMSKASISRHIREVEETLGARLCERGPSGFELTHAGKVALDLARDALRSLERIQPEIDALRGVLSGTLSIGMVEHITGDDGCHLPEVLAALKEQAPDVSVELRVMTFNELDLALRERRVQVAIRGMYRREAGFHYLPLFIERQALYVARGRMRDASTLPLVYREQPFVHEALHMLGMERGPSASGLEAVAMLVLSGHYAGLLPQFYAASFAKRHALAKVSSGPVYENTISAIIEISRPRTRALELFLDILQQLHHVE, from the coding sequence GTGGCTAGATCCGATTTCACGGAGCGCGATTTGCGTTCGCTGCGCATTTTCTGCGCCGTCGCCCAGGCCAATGGCTTCGCCGCTGCGGAAAAGCAGTTGAATATGTCGAAGGCATCGATTAGCCGGCACATCCGCGAAGTCGAGGAGACGCTCGGCGCCCGGCTTTGCGAGCGAGGTCCTTCTGGATTCGAATTGACGCATGCGGGTAAGGTCGCACTCGATCTCGCACGCGACGCGCTTCGCTCGCTGGAGCGGATTCAGCCGGAAATCGACGCGCTGCGCGGCGTGCTGTCCGGCACGCTGTCGATCGGGATGGTCGAGCACATCACCGGCGACGATGGCTGTCATCTGCCTGAGGTGCTTGCCGCGCTGAAAGAACAGGCACCCGACGTAAGCGTCGAGTTGCGCGTCATGACCTTCAACGAACTCGACCTGGCGTTACGGGAGCGACGCGTGCAGGTTGCGATTCGGGGCATGTACCGGCGCGAGGCGGGTTTCCATTACCTCCCGCTTTTCATCGAGCGGCAGGCACTCTACGTGGCGCGCGGCAGGATGCGTGATGCGTCGACGCTGCCGCTCGTGTATCGCGAGCAGCCATTCGTGCACGAGGCGCTCCATATGTTGGGCATGGAGCGGGGACCGTCGGCGTCTGGGCTCGAGGCGGTCGCGATGCTGGTGCTGTCCGGGCACTACGCTGGTCTGCTGCCGCAGTTTTATGCGGCGTCGTTCGCGAAGCGGCACGCGCTCGCGAAAGTGTCGTCCGGCCCGGTCTATGAAAATACGATCAGCGCGATCATCGAAATTTCGCGGCCAAGAACTCGCGCTCTTGAGTTGTTCCTGGATATTCTTCAGCAACTCCATCACGTTGAATGA
- a CDS encoding transporter substrate-binding domain-containing protein: protein MKQLTRRSFLKTTLASGVALALPKLALAEGGTLADIKQRGKLAVGTEAAYEPFEFVENGQIVGYGHDVLELMAAKLGVKLEQMNLPFQGLLPGLMTHKFDFVATSVGITPERAKRFAFSEPVGVVRSVLLVRADDKSINRDLDIGGKTIGTQMGSSSQPVADEFEKELKEKTGKGYAGTKLFQAYPDVSNALANRTVDVALMPSNIAAVQMKRQPNAFRIAGTIGQPKLLAWVANPNDLEIRKFINDSLEEFRANGKLAALQTKWFGTPMDTPRANYLPAGAI, encoded by the coding sequence ATGAAACAACTGACCAGACGATCCTTCCTGAAAACCACACTCGCTTCGGGCGTGGCACTGGCACTACCGAAGCTCGCACTGGCCGAAGGCGGCACGCTTGCGGACATCAAACAGCGCGGCAAGCTGGCGGTCGGCACGGAAGCCGCGTACGAGCCGTTCGAATTCGTCGAAAACGGCCAGATTGTCGGGTACGGTCACGATGTGCTGGAATTGATGGCGGCGAAGCTCGGCGTGAAGCTCGAGCAGATGAATCTGCCGTTTCAGGGCCTGCTTCCAGGCCTGATGACGCACAAGTTCGACTTCGTCGCGACCAGCGTCGGCATCACGCCGGAGCGCGCGAAGCGATTTGCGTTCAGCGAGCCGGTCGGTGTGGTGCGCTCGGTGCTGCTGGTACGCGCGGACGACAAATCGATCAACCGCGACCTCGACATCGGCGGCAAGACGATCGGCACGCAGATGGGTTCGTCGTCGCAACCCGTCGCCGACGAGTTCGAAAAGGAATTGAAGGAAAAGACCGGTAAGGGCTACGCAGGCACCAAGCTGTTCCAGGCATATCCAGACGTTTCAAACGCGCTGGCGAACCGGACCGTCGACGTCGCGTTGATGCCGTCGAACATCGCTGCCGTGCAGATGAAGCGACAGCCGAACGCATTCCGCATTGCCGGCACGATCGGTCAGCCAAAGCTGCTCGCGTGGGTCGCAAATCCGAACGACCTCGAAATTCGCAAGTTCATCAATGATTCGCTCGAAGAATTCCGCGCGAACGGCAAGCTTGCCGCGTTGCAGACGAAGTGGTTCGGCACGCCGATGGACACGCCGCGAGCGAACTATCTGCCGGCCGGCGCCATCTGA